Proteins found in one Pseudochaenichthys georgianus chromosome 13, fPseGeo1.2, whole genome shotgun sequence genomic segment:
- the LOC117457898 gene encoding cell adhesion molecule 2-like isoform X1 has protein sequence MIFKQHFVFILYSLCASVFKVAGTKSKAKGGQGQFPITQNVTVVEGGSANMTCRVDYNDNTSLQWSNPAQQTLFFGDKKALRDNRIELIRASSQELTIKIGDVYLSDDGLYTCSLFTMPVKTTKAFLTVLGVPSRPEITGFTKPAMEGDIITLTCSTLGSKPAANIRWFRNDKEVQGSKELNATGKSFTVRSSLQFQVDKGEDGVAYTCSVEHVSLSNLYTTTEVLEVHYAPRLEISKPQIDPLEGQYFKLECVSIGNPIPEPVLWSKDGGELPDIERMIVEGRELTITTLNKTDNGTYRCEASNHLGTSTAEYKLFVYAKDFPGPTTDPNALGQHGPDHALIGGVVAVVVFITLCLIIVLGRYLARHKGTYLTHEAKGAEDAPDADTAIINAEGNHLHAEEKKEYFI, from the exons GTGGACAAGGTCAGTTCCCCATAACTCAGAATGTGACCGTGGTGGAGGGGGGCTCAGCCAACATGACCTGTCGTGTGGATTACAATGATAACACTTCCCTCCAGTGGTCAAACCCTGCACAACAGACCCTATTCTTTGGGGACAAGAAAG CTCTGAGGGACAACAGAATCGAGCTGATACGAGCTTCGTCGCAGGAGCTCACCATCAAAATCGGTGACGTCTACCTTTCAGACGATGGCCTGTACACCTGCTCGCTTTTCACCATGCCTGTCAAGACCACCAAGGCCTTCCTCACTGTTCTGG GTGTGCCAAGCCGACCAGAAATCACAGGATTCACCAAACCTGCCATGGAGGGGGACATAATCACCCTGACATGCTCCACACTGGGCAGCAAACCAGCCGCCAATATCCGGTGGTTCCGAAATGACAAGGAGGTTCAAG GCAGTAAGGAGCTGAATGCCACAGGAAAATCCTTCACAGTGCGGAGCAGTCTCCAGTTCCAGGTGGACAAAGGGGAGGATGGGGTCGCCTACACCTGCAGCGTGGAGCATGTGTCTCTGTCCAACCTTTACACGACAACCGAGGTGCTGGAGGTCCACT ATGCTCCGCGTCTGGAGATCTCAAAGCCACAGATAGATCCACTGGAAGGGCAATACTTTAAACTGGAGTGTGTGTCCATAGGCAACCCAAT ACCTGAACCAGTGCTGTGGTCTAAAGATGGAGGAGAGCTGCCAGACATTGAGCGTATGATTGTGGAGGGCAGGGAACTAACCATCACCACACTAAATAAAACAGACAATGGCACATACCGCTGCGAGGCCAGCAACCACCTGGGGACCAGCACTGCTGAATACAAACTGTTTGTATATG CCAAAGACTTTCCAGGGCCTACAACAG ATCCTAATGCTTTAGGACAACATGGACCTGACCACGCTTTAATTGGCGGAGTTGTTGCAGTCGTGGTCTTCATCACCTTGTGTCTGATAATAGTTCTTGGACGATATCTGGCTAGACATAAAG GGACGTATCTAACACACGAGGCCAAAGGAGCAGAAGATGCCCCCGACGCTGACACAGCCATCATCAATGCTGAGGGAAACCACCTGCATGCAGAGGAAAAGAAAGAGTACTTCATTTAG
- the LOC117457898 gene encoding cell adhesion molecule 2-like isoform X2 — protein sequence MIFKQHFVFILYSLCASVFKVAGTKSKAKGGQGQFPITQNVTVVEGGSANMTCRVDYNDNTSLQWSNPAQQTLFFGDKKALRDNRIELIRASSQELTIKIGDVYLSDDGLYTCSLFTMPVKTTKAFLTVLGVPSRPEITGFTKPAMEGDIITLTCSTLGSKPAANIRWFRNDKEVQGSKELNATGKSFTVRSSLQFQVDKGEDGVAYTCSVEHVSLSNLYTTTEVLEVHYAPRLEISKPQIDPLEGQYFKLECVSIGNPIPEPVLWSKDGGELPDIERMIVEGRELTITTLNKTDNGTYRCEASNHLGTSTAEYKLFVYDPNALGQHGPDHALIGGVVAVVVFITLCLIIVLGRYLARHKGTYLTHEAKGAEDAPDADTAIINAEGNHLHAEEKKEYFI from the exons GTGGACAAGGTCAGTTCCCCATAACTCAGAATGTGACCGTGGTGGAGGGGGGCTCAGCCAACATGACCTGTCGTGTGGATTACAATGATAACACTTCCCTCCAGTGGTCAAACCCTGCACAACAGACCCTATTCTTTGGGGACAAGAAAG CTCTGAGGGACAACAGAATCGAGCTGATACGAGCTTCGTCGCAGGAGCTCACCATCAAAATCGGTGACGTCTACCTTTCAGACGATGGCCTGTACACCTGCTCGCTTTTCACCATGCCTGTCAAGACCACCAAGGCCTTCCTCACTGTTCTGG GTGTGCCAAGCCGACCAGAAATCACAGGATTCACCAAACCTGCCATGGAGGGGGACATAATCACCCTGACATGCTCCACACTGGGCAGCAAACCAGCCGCCAATATCCGGTGGTTCCGAAATGACAAGGAGGTTCAAG GCAGTAAGGAGCTGAATGCCACAGGAAAATCCTTCACAGTGCGGAGCAGTCTCCAGTTCCAGGTGGACAAAGGGGAGGATGGGGTCGCCTACACCTGCAGCGTGGAGCATGTGTCTCTGTCCAACCTTTACACGACAACCGAGGTGCTGGAGGTCCACT ATGCTCCGCGTCTGGAGATCTCAAAGCCACAGATAGATCCACTGGAAGGGCAATACTTTAAACTGGAGTGTGTGTCCATAGGCAACCCAAT ACCTGAACCAGTGCTGTGGTCTAAAGATGGAGGAGAGCTGCCAGACATTGAGCGTATGATTGTGGAGGGCAGGGAACTAACCATCACCACACTAAATAAAACAGACAATGGCACATACCGCTGCGAGGCCAGCAACCACCTGGGGACCAGCACTGCTGAATACAAACTGTTTGTATATG ATCCTAATGCTTTAGGACAACATGGACCTGACCACGCTTTAATTGGCGGAGTTGTTGCAGTCGTGGTCTTCATCACCTTGTGTCTGATAATAGTTCTTGGACGATATCTGGCTAGACATAAAG GGACGTATCTAACACACGAGGCCAAAGGAGCAGAAGATGCCCCCGACGCTGACACAGCCATCATCAATGCTGAGGGAAACCACCTGCATGCAGAGGAAAAGAAAGAGTACTTCATTTAG
- the LOC117457898 gene encoding cell adhesion molecule 2-like isoform X3: MIFKQHFVFILYSLCASVFKGGQGQFPITQNVTVVEGGSANMTCRVDYNDNTSLQWSNPAQQTLFFGDKKALRDNRIELIRASSQELTIKIGDVYLSDDGLYTCSLFTMPVKTTKAFLTVLGVPSRPEITGFTKPAMEGDIITLTCSTLGSKPAANIRWFRNDKEVQGSKELNATGKSFTVRSSLQFQVDKGEDGVAYTCSVEHVSLSNLYTTTEVLEVHYAPRLEISKPQIDPLEGQYFKLECVSIGNPIPEPVLWSKDGGELPDIERMIVEGRELTITTLNKTDNGTYRCEASNHLGTSTAEYKLFVYAKDFPGPTTDPNALGQHGPDHALIGGVVAVVVFITLCLIIVLGRYLARHKGTYLTHEAKGAEDAPDADTAIINAEGNHLHAEEKKEYFI; the protein is encoded by the exons GTGGACAAGGTCAGTTCCCCATAACTCAGAATGTGACCGTGGTGGAGGGGGGCTCAGCCAACATGACCTGTCGTGTGGATTACAATGATAACACTTCCCTCCAGTGGTCAAACCCTGCACAACAGACCCTATTCTTTGGGGACAAGAAAG CTCTGAGGGACAACAGAATCGAGCTGATACGAGCTTCGTCGCAGGAGCTCACCATCAAAATCGGTGACGTCTACCTTTCAGACGATGGCCTGTACACCTGCTCGCTTTTCACCATGCCTGTCAAGACCACCAAGGCCTTCCTCACTGTTCTGG GTGTGCCAAGCCGACCAGAAATCACAGGATTCACCAAACCTGCCATGGAGGGGGACATAATCACCCTGACATGCTCCACACTGGGCAGCAAACCAGCCGCCAATATCCGGTGGTTCCGAAATGACAAGGAGGTTCAAG GCAGTAAGGAGCTGAATGCCACAGGAAAATCCTTCACAGTGCGGAGCAGTCTCCAGTTCCAGGTGGACAAAGGGGAGGATGGGGTCGCCTACACCTGCAGCGTGGAGCATGTGTCTCTGTCCAACCTTTACACGACAACCGAGGTGCTGGAGGTCCACT ATGCTCCGCGTCTGGAGATCTCAAAGCCACAGATAGATCCACTGGAAGGGCAATACTTTAAACTGGAGTGTGTGTCCATAGGCAACCCAAT ACCTGAACCAGTGCTGTGGTCTAAAGATGGAGGAGAGCTGCCAGACATTGAGCGTATGATTGTGGAGGGCAGGGAACTAACCATCACCACACTAAATAAAACAGACAATGGCACATACCGCTGCGAGGCCAGCAACCACCTGGGGACCAGCACTGCTGAATACAAACTGTTTGTATATG CCAAAGACTTTCCAGGGCCTACAACAG ATCCTAATGCTTTAGGACAACATGGACCTGACCACGCTTTAATTGGCGGAGTTGTTGCAGTCGTGGTCTTCATCACCTTGTGTCTGATAATAGTTCTTGGACGATATCTGGCTAGACATAAAG GGACGTATCTAACACACGAGGCCAAAGGAGCAGAAGATGCCCCCGACGCTGACACAGCCATCATCAATGCTGAGGGAAACCACCTGCATGCAGAGGAAAAGAAAGAGTACTTCATTTAG